The stretch of DNA GGGGCCGGTGAACGGTGCCGTTACTCGGCGAACCGCTTGAGCACGTCGCGGCTGATCACGAGGCGCTGCACCTCGTCGGTGCCCTCCCCGATGCGGGTGAGGCGGTTGTCGCGCCAGTAGCGCTCGACCGGGTACTCCTTGATGTAGCCGTAGCCCCCCAGCATCTGAATCGCCTCGTCGCAGGCTTCCACGCCCACCGTCGTGGCGAACAGCTTGGCGCGGGCGACGGGCACGGTGAAGGTCATGCCCGCGTCCTTGAGGTCGGCGGCCTTGCGGATCAAGAGGCGAGCTGCTTCCAGCTTGGTGTCGAGGTCCGCCAGCCGGAAGGCGATGTCCTGATTGTGCGAGATGGGCTTGCCGAACTGCTGGCGCTCGTTCGTGTAGCGGGCGGCGTACTCGAAGGCGGCGCGGCCCAGACCCAGCCCCATCGCGGCGATGCCCACGCGGCCACCGTCGAGCACCTTCATCACGTCCTTGAAGGCGTTGCCGCGCTCGCCCAGCAGGGCGTCAGCGGGAAGGTGGATGTCCTCGAAGATGAGCTGCGCGGTGTCGCTGGAGCGCAGGCCCAGCTTGTCCTCCTTGCGCCCGATGGAAAAGCCCTGCACCTCGTCGCGGTTGAAGACGAAGGCGGAGATGCCGTCGTTCTTGCCCTTGCCGGGGCGCGGCGCGTCGGTGCGGGCCAGGATCACGTAGGTGCCGCCCACGCTGCCCTGGGTGATGAAGTTCTTGGAGCCGCTGAGAATCCACGACCCGTCGGGCTGCTCCTTGGCGTTGGACACCATGCCGCCGCTGTCCGAGCCGCTGCCGGGTTCGGTCAGGCCCCAGGCCCCCAGCTTCTTCGCGGAGGCGAGGTCAGGCAGGAACTTCTGCTTTTGCGCCTCGGTCCCGCCGATGAGGATGTGCCCCTGGCACAGCGAGTTGTGCGAGGCGACGGTCAGGCACAGCGAGCCGTCCACCGCCGCGATCTCCTCGATGATCATGGCAAAGGTGGCCGTATCGAGGCCCGAGCCGCCGTACTCTTCGGGCGTCTGGGCACCCATGATGCCCATCTCGCCCAGTTCCTTCACGATCTCGAACGGAAACTCGCCGGTCTGGTCGCGTTCGGCGGCGCCGGGCTCCACACGGGTCTTCAGGAAGCTCTTGAGGGCCGAGACGATGGTGCGCTGGTCGTCGTTGAGGGGCGCGGTGTTGGGGTTGACGGGGCGGTCGAGGGTGCTGGTCATGGGTGAAACCTCCAAAGGAGTGCTGGCTTCTTCTGCTCCTCCCCCTTGAGGGGGGAGGCTGGGACTCGTAGAGCTGCGGAGCAGAGGGGGTGAACCGTCACCCCCCAGGCGCGGCTTGGTTGGGTGGGAGGGCGTCTTGCCGACTTCTGAGCTGGTCACACGCCCCCTCACCCCTTGCTTCGCAAGGCCCTCTCTGCAAGCAGCTCTGCGAGTCCCACGGGGGGAGAGGGAGAAACGGCTCAAACCTGAAACACGCCCACCTTAAATTCTTCCTGTGCCGGATTCTGGGCGCAGGCTTCCAGAGCGCGAATCAGGCGGTCACGGGTGCCCTGCGGCGGGATGATCTCGTCCACCCACAGGCGGGCAGCGGCGTAGCGGGGGTCGAGTTCGGTGTCGTACTTGGCCTTCACCTCGTCGTAGAGGCGCTGCAACTCCTCGTCGTCGGGCTGGTGGCCGGAGCGCTTCAGGGCCGCGAGCTGGATGTCGAGCAGCGTCTTGGCCGCCGCGTTGCCGCTCATCACGGCGTACTTGGCGCTGGGCCACGCGAAGAGGAAGCGGGGCGCATAGGCCTTGCCGTTCATCGCGTAGTTCCCGGCCCCGAACGAGCCGCCCGTGATGATGGTGATTTTGGGAACGACGCTGTTGGACACGGCGTTCACCAGCTTCGCGCCCCGGCGGATGATGCCTTCCTGCTCGGAGTCGCGGCCCACCATAAAGCCGGTCACGTCCGAGAGGAACACCAGCGGCACCCCCGCCTGGTTCGCGTCGAGGATAAAGCGGG from Deinococcus sp. HSC-46F16 encodes:
- a CDS encoding acyl-CoA dehydrogenase family protein; the encoded protein is MTSTLDRPVNPNTAPLNDDQRTIVSALKSFLKTRVEPGAAERDQTGEFPFEIVKELGEMGIMGAQTPEEYGGSGLDTATFAMIIEEIAAVDGSLCLTVASHNSLCQGHILIGGTEAQKQKFLPDLASAKKLGAWGLTEPGSGSDSGGMVSNAKEQPDGSWILSGSKNFITQGSVGGTYVILARTDAPRPGKGKNDGISAFVFNRDEVQGFSIGRKEDKLGLRSSDTAQLIFEDIHLPADALLGERGNAFKDVMKVLDGGRVGIAAMGLGLGRAAFEYAARYTNERQQFGKPISHNQDIAFRLADLDTKLEAARLLIRKAADLKDAGMTFTVPVARAKLFATTVGVEACDEAIQMLGGYGYIKEYPVERYWRDNRLTRIGEGTDEVQRLVISRDVLKRFAE